A portion of the Anaerolineae bacterium genome contains these proteins:
- a CDS encoding NTP transferase domain-containing protein: MYVVIPVAGFGTRLRPHTYTKPKPLVNVAGKPVLGHILDRLTGIDIDRIIFVVGYLGDQIQDYVEANYNLPTRYVEQKELLGQAHAIGLTRPHVEGPMLIAFVDTIFEADLSQLHHTRSDGVIYVKEVDDPRRFGVVTVADGYIRRFVEKPTQPISNLAVIGLYYVKPYQLLFDCISELERRNLRTEGEFYLADALQLMVDRGTHLEASTVNVWKDCGTAEAVLDTNRYLLQNNAHNEVRPQGCIVKPPTFISPDAKVEDSVVGPYVYIGKGCRVKGSILGPYVTMARGATVEHTILRDSIVNEEAHIDSAVLTESLVGQHALVRGGFERFNVGDSSEIESRGRSV; the protein is encoded by the coding sequence ATGTACGTAGTCATACCGGTGGCCGGCTTCGGCACTCGGCTCCGCCCCCATACCTACACCAAGCCGAAGCCACTGGTGAACGTGGCAGGCAAACCCGTCCTGGGCCACATTCTCGACCGGCTGACCGGGATAGACATTGATCGGATCATCTTCGTGGTGGGCTATTTGGGCGACCAGATCCAGGACTATGTGGAAGCCAACTACAACCTGCCCACCCGGTACGTGGAGCAGAAGGAGCTCCTGGGACAGGCCCACGCCATCGGTCTGACTCGGCCGCACGTCGAGGGGCCCATGCTCATCGCCTTCGTGGATACCATCTTCGAAGCGGACCTGAGCCAGCTCCACCACACTCGCTCCGACGGGGTCATCTACGTCAAGGAGGTGGACGACCCGAGGCGGTTCGGTGTGGTGACCGTAGCGGACGGCTACATCCGCCGATTCGTGGAGAAGCCCACCCAGCCCATCTCCAACCTGGCCGTCATCGGCCTCTATTACGTCAAGCCCTACCAGCTCCTTTTCGACTGCATCTCCGAACTGGAGCGCCGCAACCTGCGCACTGAAGGCGAGTTCTACCTCGCCGACGCTCTTCAGCTGATGGTGGACCGCGGCACACACCTGGAGGCCAGCACCGTAAACGTATGGAAGGACTGCGGCACCGCTGAGGCCGTTCTCGACACCAACCGCTACCTGCTGCAGAACAACGCCCACAACGAGGTGCGACCCCAGGGATGCATCGTCAAGCCCCCCACTTTCATCTCGCCCGACGCCAAGGTGGAGGACAGCGTGGTGGGCCCGTACGTCTACATCGGCAAAGGGTGTCGGGTGAAGGGCTCCATCCTGGGCCCATATGTCACTATGGCTCGCGGCGCCACGGTGGAGCACACCATACTGCGAGACTCCATCGTCAACGAGGAGGCTCACATAGACTCGGCGGTCCTCACCGAGAGTCTCGTAGGCCAGCACGCCCTGGTGCGAGGTGGGTTCGAACGCTTCAACGTGGGCGACTCGTCCGAGATTGAGTCACGCGGGCGTTCGGTCTGA